A genome region from Macaca nemestrina isolate mMacNem1 chromosome 15, mMacNem.hap1, whole genome shotgun sequence includes the following:
- the LOC105481548 gene encoding tRNA (adenine(58)-N(1))-methyltransferase non-catalytic subunit TRM6 isoform X2 yields MYYAREPGKINHMRYDTLAQMLTLGNIRAGNKMIVMETCAGLVLGAMMERMGGFGSIIQLYPGGGPVRAATACFGFPKSFLNGLYEFPLNKVDSLLHGTFSAEMLSSEPKDSALVEGSNGTLEEKQASEQENEDSMAEAPESNHPEDQETMETISQDPEHKGSKERGSKKDYIQEKQRRQEEQRKRHLEAAALLSERNADGLIVASRFHPTPLLLSLLDFVAPSRPFVVYCQYKEPLLECYTKLRERGGVINLRLSETWLRNYQVLPDRSHPKLLMSGGGGYLLSGFTVAMDNLKADTRPKSNASTLESQETEEPAAKKRKCPESDS; encoded by the exons ATGTATTATGCAAGAGAACCTGGAAAAATTAA CCACATGAGATACGATACACTAGCCCAGATGTTGACGTTGGGAAATATCCGTGCTGGCAACAAAATGATTGTGATGGAAACGTGTGCAGGCTTGGTGCTGGGTGCAATGATGGAACGAATGGGAG gttttggctCCATTATTCAGCTATACCCTGGAGGTGGACCTGTTCGGGCAGCAACAGCATGTTTTGGATTTCCCAAATCTTTTCTCAATGGTCTTTATGAATTCCCCCTCAACAAAGTGGACAGTCTTCTACATGGAACATTTTCTGCCGAGATGTTATCTTCAGAGCCAAAAGACAGTGCTTTGGTTGAAGGAAGTAATGGCACACTGGAGGAAAAACAGGCTTCTGAACAAGAGAATGAAGACAGCATGgcagaggccccagagagcaACCACCCAGAAGACCAGGAAACAATGGAAACCATTTCTCAAGATCCAGAACATAAGGGGTCTaaagagagaggaagcaaaaaaGATTAT attcAGGAAAAACAGAGGAGACAAGAAGAGCAGAGGAAAAGACATTTAGAGGCTGCCGCtctgctgagtgaaagaaacgcGGATGG TTTAATTGTAGCTAGTCGTTTCCACCCCACTCCCCTGCTGCTGTCTTTGCTGGACTTTGTGGCCCCTTCAAGGCCATTCGTGGTCTACTGTCAGTACAAAGAG CCTCTGTTGGAATGCTACACAAAGCTGCGGGAGAGGGGAGGGGTCATCAACCTCAGGCTGTCTGAGACCTGGCTCAGAAATTACCAG GTTTTGCCAGATCGAAGTCATCCTAAACTGCTGATGAGTGGAGGTGGGGGTTACCTTCTCTCCGGCTTCACCGTTGCCATGGACAACCTTAAAGCAGACACCAGACCCAAATCTAATGCAAGCACTTTAGAATCACAGGAGACTGAGGAGCCTGCAGCTAAAAAACGGAAATGCCCGGAGTCTGACTCTTAA